The following DNA comes from Halalkaliarchaeum sp. AArc-CO.
CACCGGACTGATTAGCGAGACCCCCATCACGCCGATCAGCGAACTGGCGATAACGAAGTACAGCGTCCGGGATCGCCACGGGATCGTCGCCGAGGGGTCGGCGTTCGCGTGCTCGTTCATTCACCAGGTCGGCGGCTCGAAGCCGGCGTCAGCGAGCAGTTCCTTCCAGCGGGATTGGATCGACAGGCGGGCGACGCCCATGGCGTCAGCGACGGCAGCCTGGGAGCGTTCCTCGCCGGCCACGAGCGCGCCCGTGTACAAAGCCGCCGCGGCGACTGCTGGTTTCGAGCGCTCTTCGTCGGGGAGATGAGAGAGAAACAGGTCGACTGCGGTCGAACGGGCGTCCGGGCCGACGTCGAGGTCGTCGGCAGCGCGGTCGAG
Coding sequences within:
- a CDS encoding transcription initiation factor IIB family protein; this encodes MYHRASDRVENEPWLAELDRAADDLDVGPDARSTAVDLFLSHLPDEERSKPAVAAAALYTGALVAGEERSQAAVADAMGVARLSIQSRWKELLADAGFEPPTW